AATAAAGACTACCGTGACAACCTCCCCACTCTCTGTGAACCATCTGTTTCAAGGATACACGCCGCCCCCCGGCGTGTTTGATGAGTTCCTGCTGGATGGTGGGCAGCCCCGCCCGCAAGCCAAACTCTTTCTGGATGCGCTCTCCCGTATCGGCCGCGAAGAATTCGATCACCGCTGGGAACAGGCACAACGCACTGTCCAGGCCAATGATTTCGCCTACAGTGGACATATTACCCCCGGCGATCAGCCCCGCCCCTGGGAGCTCGATGCCATCCCTTTTCTGATCTCATCTAACGAGTGGGATGTGATCGCAACCGCGTTAAAACAACGGGCACGCCTGCTGAACCTGGTGTTGAGCGACCTGTATGGACAACAGACTCTGCTCACACAGGGAACGCTGCCCGCCGAAATCGTCTTCTCGCACCCGGGCTTCCTGCGGGCCTACCATGGTCAGGTCCCCCGCGATAACTGCTTTCTGCATTTTTACGCAGCCGATCTGGCCCGTTCTCCCAATGGAAAATGGTGGGTGCTGGCCGATCGCACCGAAGCGGCATCGGGCATCGGCTTTGCCCTCGAAAATCGTATTCTGACATCGCGGATGTTTCCGGAGATGTTCAACCAGTGCCACGTCAAACGACTGGCCCCCTTCTTCATCGCCGTTCAGGATCGCCTGCGCAGCCTGGCTTCGCAGGGTATGGAAAACCCCCGCGTGGTTCTGCTCAGCCATGGTCCGCAGAGCCCGAACTATTTCGAAGACGCCTACCTGGCACGCTACCTCGGGTACACGCTGGTCGAAGGTGGTGACCTCGCGATTCGCCGTAATCAGGTCATGCTCAAAACACTGGGTGGACTGATCCCTGTTGACGTCATCTTCCGACGACAGAACAGTAATGATTGTGATTCCCTGGAACTGAGATCCTCGTCCGGCAGGGGTATCTCCGGACTCACACAGGCGGCCCGCTCCGGACAGGTCGGCATCGCCAATTCACTGGGGAGTGGTCTGATCGAATCCGCTGCGTTCATGGCTTACATGCCCCGTCTCTGTAAAGCGTTGCTCGGGGAAGAACTCAAACTGCCCGGCGTCGCCACCTGGTGGTGTGGAGATCCACAGGGACTGAATTACGTATTGAAGAACCTGGAGAAGTTGACCATTCAGTCGGCCTTCCGCATTCGGGGTCAGGATCATCCCGCCATGGAAAGCTGGAATCAGCTCCCCCTCAAGAAACGGGCCGAGCTGATTCAGGCCAACCCGAAACAGTTTGTCGCCCAGGAAAAAGTCATCCGCTCCAGCGTCCCGGTCTGGAAAGGGGAAACAACCCCCGCACATCTCTCGCTCAGGGCCTATGCAGTCTCCTCCGGAGATTCTTACACCGTAATGCAGGGAGCCCTGGCCCGGACTGCCAAGGCACTCGATCCGCTGGAAGTCTCCATTCGCAAAGGGGAAGGCAGCAAGGATACCTGGATTCTTTCCGACCAGCCCGTCGAACATATTTCGCTCCTCAAAGAACAGGGCCGCACGATCTCTCTCCGCCGCAGCGGATCAGAATTACCGAGTCGCGCAGCAGACAACCTCTTCTGGCTGGGACGACAGCTGGAACGGGCTGAATCGCTGGCCCGGTTGTTGCGCAGCCTGGTCAATCGGCTCGGCGGTGAAACCCGATCGAACAGCGATCTCGAAGTCCCCGTTCTGCTCCGTTGTCTGGCCGACGAGGGACAGATTGAACCCGGCTATGCCATCGAAAAAATGCGGAACCAGCTGCCCGCCATCGAACATGTGCTGCCCACCGCGGTCTTCGACGAAACCCAGTCGGCTTCGCTGCGCTCGATTATCAATGAACTGTTCCGTCTGGGCTCGATTGTCCGCGACCGGGTCTCGCTCGACACCTGGCGGATCATCCGTCGCATCGACAAAGGCTTTCAGCCGGCCCGCTTTGGCGTCACGAACCTGTCTGACGTACTGACGATGATGAACGACCTGATTACAGAACTCTCTGCATTCAGCGGGATCATCATGGAAAGTATGACGCGGACCCAGGCCTTCCGCTTTCTGGAACTGGGACGCCGGATCGAACGTTCGCTGCAGATTATCAGCCTCGTCAAAAACAGCTTTATCCCGATGCCCAAAATCCAGGCGCCGGTTCTGGAAACGGTACTCGAAGTTGCCGACAGCCTGATGACGTATCGTTCGCGATACCTCTCAAACCTGCAACTGGCGGCTGTTCTGGATCTGCTGCTGACCGATGAAAGCAATCCCCGGTCGCTTGTCTTCCAGTTCATGCAGCTCTCCAAGCAGGTCGAGCGTCTGCCGCGTAATCGGGAACTGCCCGGTTACTCTGCCGAGCAGCGTCTGGCGATGACGCTCCTGCAATCGGTACGCATGCTGGATATCCAGGAAGTTTCGGACACGCACTGTCTGGGCGACTACAAACCACTGGAGCAATTGATCGAAACCTGGGACGCCCAGCTGCCCAAGCTCTCTGAAGCGATCTCACATCGTTATCTGGTTCACGCGGTTCCCTCTCACCAGCTGGCAGATATCAGTCCGCAATGAAATACAAAATCACCCACATCACGAAATATGCGTACTCCGAGGCGGTGCCGGTCTGTCAGAACGTGGTCCACCTGGCCCCACGCGCATTGCCTTACCAGATGTGCGATGACTTCCAGCTGCTGATCCACCCCGATCCCTATAGCATCAGTCATCGCAAAGATTATTTTGGGAACAATGTCTCATTCTTCTCCATAGACCAGCCTCATACGGGACTCAGCGTGACTGCCACCAGTCAGGTCTCCGTGATGGCAACGCCGGTGATCCCTCCCGCCAGTACGCCGGCCTGGGAAACCATCTCCCTGGCATTGAAAAGCGATCAGAGCCCCGCATTGCTTGACGCATATCAGTATGTGTTTCAGTCGCCGGGAGTGAAGCTGTTTCCCAAACTCATTGATTATGCAGAAGTCTCGTTTACGAAGGGACGTCCGATCCTGGAGGCGGTTATCGATCTCACCGCGCGGATCCACAAGGAATTCCGCTACGATCCCCGCGCCACGAATGTCAACACGCAGATTGATGAAGTCTACGCAAAAAAGCACGGCGTCTGTCAGGATTTTGCCCACTTCCAGATCGGCTGCCTGCGAATTCTGGGGCTGGCCGCCCGTTATGTCAGCGGTTACCTGCGGACCATCCCCCCGCCGGGCAAGCCACGCCTCGTCGGAGCAGATGCCTCCCACGCCTGGCTCTCAGTTTACTGCGGAGAGAAAGCGGGCTGGATCGACGTCGACCCGACGAACAACGTGCCTGCTTCCACCGATCACATCACCGTTGCCTGGGGTCGCGATTACTACGACGTCTGTCCCATTCAGGGCACGATCGTGGGTGGCGGCGAACATCGCATGACCGTCTCTGTCGACGTCGCACCGGAAGAACCAGTCACACCCGCCGCAAAGTAATCACAACGAGTAAGGTTACGCTGGTCTCAACCTTTCAGGCCCGTCAGCGTACTGCTGCTGGAACCGAAGCGATCGGTTTCCACTCCCATCCGCTGCAGCATACTCAGATACAGATTGCACAAAGGTGCGTTCGCTTCCCGGTTAAACGCGAGATGCTGGCCATGTTGAAAGCCGCCTCCTGCCAGGAGAATCGGGAGATTTGTATTATCATGGGTATTCGCATCCCCCATGTTACTTCCATACAGCACCATCGTACTGTCCAGCAGACGTCCCGTATTGCCCTGCACGGTCTGTAGTTTCTCAAGCACCCGCTTCAACAACTGCATCTGGCGGCGGTCCGCTTTTTCCAGCTGCGCCAGATGATGAGCCCGCATCCCGTGATGGCTCAGCGGATGATAGCTGGTCAGACTCTTTTCCTGCTCCGAGAGTTGAAAGACGGGCGTCGCGAAGGCATCGACCATCAATGTGACGATCCGCGTCGAGTCGGACTGCAGTGCCAGCACCGCCATCGCCAGCATCTGTTCCAGCTTGTCGAACAGCAAACCCCGATCCAGAATATCTTCCGGCAATTCCGCCACAGTTTTCGGCTTGGGGCTCTGCTCCCATTCCCCTGCAGTCACCAGTCGCTGTTCCAGTTCGCGGATCGAAGTAAAATACTGATCCAGACGCGAACGATCTTCCGGGCCCAGCTCACGATTCAATCGCTGTGTCGACTCGGAAACCGCATCCAGAATACTGCCCCGCCGTTTCAGATGTTCCAGCCGCCGCTTGATCTGCGCCGAGTCTCCCTGAATGAACATCTTCTGAAACAGACGGGCGGGACTGTCTTCTGCAGGTAACAATACGCCGTCCCGCGTCCACGACAGACTCCGATTCGCCTTGTCGATATTTACTCCCAGGTTCAAAGTGGCGAACCGGGTCTTGCGTCCCAGATGCTCGGCCGCATATTGATCGAGGGAAACCGTATTGCGAAAACCGCTGCTCGTCGGATGTTTGGCGCCGGTCAGGAAACAGTTCTCAGTAGAATGTCCTCCTTCGCAGGCCGGATGCGATAAACCACTGAAGACGGTAAAATCAGAAGTCAACTCATTGAGCTCACTCAGATAAGGAGAGAGCTGGTACTTGGCGCCGCTCTCTTTGGGAAAAAAGTGTTGCGGCAAGACTCCCAGATTATTCGAAATCAACAGCATGCGACCAGGCGTCGCAGAGGAAGACTCCTTCCCCAGCGCAGGGCGCTGCAGACTCTCCAGCAACGGAAGTGCGAGAGCCACACCGGCACCGCGTAAAAAACGCCTGCGAGCATAATCCACTGTCCATCGTCGGGCTGAGTGATTCCTCATGATTCGCTTCCCTTCGCTGCTGCAACAGGTTCGGTTCCCAGAAAAATGCGGCTCTGAACCAGCGCCAGCAGTAAATCGCGAACCCGATATTGATCGGCCTCGCATTGATCGAGAATGGATTCAATCACAGGTCGATCCGAAAATCGAACCGGGGTGCCCGTGGCATACACGGTCAACTGCTGCAGAAAATTCCGGGCCAGCTGTCGCGGGTTCTTCACCAGCAACTGTTTTAATTCCTGAATGTTCTGAAATGATCGACCATCGCGGAGCTGACCACCGGCGTCCACGGGGCCAGCAATGAAATAAGCGAAATCGTGACCGGCTCGATCGATGCCCGTCACTTTTTCTCCCTGCCCGAGGCTGCGATAACGGTTCCGCCAGGCCCCCATGATATCATAATTTTCCAGTGCAAAGCCGACTGGATCAAAGCGGGCATGGCAGTTCGCACAGACCGGATCCCGCGTGTGTTGCGCCAGTTGGTCGCGGATGGTCTTCGCTCCCCGAATGTCGGGTTCGACCGCAGGCACCGACGGCGGTGGCGGAGGCGGCGGTTCGCCCATAATCCGCTCCATGATCCAGGCGCCCCGAATCACAGGTGAGGTCGTCGTCCCGTTTGCTGTCACTTTCAGGATCGCCCCCTGGGTGATCAACCCGCCATACGGGCTGTTTGCAGGTAGCGCAACGCGGCGGAGATTTGATCCTTCCAGCGGCGGCAGATCGTAATGCCGGGCCAGTCGGTCGTTCGCAAAAATAAAATCGGTCTGCACCAGGGCCGTGATCGGCAGGTTCTCTTCAAGCAGATAGCGGAAGAAAGTACGCGTCTCCATCGCCAGAGAATCGATCAGGTAATCATCGAAACGATATTCGGGATAGAGCCGCGCATCGGGCTCATCCCGCCGAATGTCTTTCAGCGATAGCCAGTAATCCGTAAAGTTATTCACAAACGCTTCGGATGATTCCGCCTTCAGCAGGCGTTTCGTTTCTGAGCGCAATATCGTTGGCTGCAGCAGATCACCGTCAGCCACATGTGACTTCAGCTCGGCGTCAGGACAGGTATTCCCCAGGAAGTGGGACAGACGGGACGCCACCGCGTAAGGCAGTTGCTCAGAACTCTGCTGTGGCTCAGGCAGGTACAGGTACTGCCCCGAACAGAGAAAGGCACTATAACCCAAGAGCAGTGCCTCCGCGAGCGGTTCCCCCCGCTTCAGTTCTCCCAGCACCAGTCGTTCATAAATCTGGATCACCTCTACCGGAGAAGGTTCCCGCTCGGCCTGTTGAATAAATCGTCTGAGCAGCCTGCGTGCTTCCTGCTCGGGTTGATCTGTCACCAGTTCGACAGGCAGAGTTCCTTTTCGTGTTGCACGAATCGGCAGATCGTCAAACAGCCGCCGATGTGAAGCGGGCGGCCAGACCTCGGAATCGAGAGGGCCGGTAATCTCCAGCCACTGAAAGGCAACACCGGGATGACCGCCTTCCGGGCGTGGGGGAAAGTCATAGTAGAGCGGCGCATTGGGTGGATTGATCGCCCGGGGAACCGGCAGTCCCAGCAGACTATACTCGAATGTTTCGTTCTGTTTCAGCCGGATCGTCGTTTCATAGATCGCGGGCTCCGGTTGAATGTCCAGAATCTCTTTTGTGGCCCGCACATCGCCGGAGACATCCGCCCCCGACCGTTTCCGCGCGCGGAAGTTCATGGGAATTGAAGACGGAGCCGGCTTGAGACTGAAATCCCGTAACTGTCGCACCGCACGCGCTGAAAATCGTAGTCGATACGTGCCAGGCTGCACCGCTTTGAACTGATCCGGATATCCATAATAAGGCCAGGAGGCAGAACGAAAGATGGCAAGTTCCATGTCTGGATCATGGCTGTTCTCTTTGCGGATCCGGTTCAGGTCCGCCATCGAGAGTGGCACCAGTTTCGAATCCTTCGCGTAGTACATCGCCTCCCGCTCGCCAAAGGTTTGCGCGGTTAAAAACATCCGCGTGGCCGGCAATCGTTCCTGTTTTCGGGG
This genomic interval from Gimesia chilikensis contains the following:
- a CDS encoding circularly permuted type 2 ATP-grasp protein, whose translation is MTTSPLSVNHLFQGYTPPPGVFDEFLLDGGQPRPQAKLFLDALSRIGREEFDHRWEQAQRTVQANDFAYSGHITPGDQPRPWELDAIPFLISSNEWDVIATALKQRARLLNLVLSDLYGQQTLLTQGTLPAEIVFSHPGFLRAYHGQVPRDNCFLHFYAADLARSPNGKWWVLADRTEAASGIGFALENRILTSRMFPEMFNQCHVKRLAPFFIAVQDRLRSLASQGMENPRVVLLSHGPQSPNYFEDAYLARYLGYTLVEGGDLAIRRNQVMLKTLGGLIPVDVIFRRQNSNDCDSLELRSSSGRGISGLTQAARSGQVGIANSLGSGLIESAAFMAYMPRLCKALLGEELKLPGVATWWCGDPQGLNYVLKNLEKLTIQSAFRIRGQDHPAMESWNQLPLKKRAELIQANPKQFVAQEKVIRSSVPVWKGETTPAHLSLRAYAVSSGDSYTVMQGALARTAKALDPLEVSIRKGEGSKDTWILSDQPVEHISLLKEQGRTISLRRSGSELPSRAADNLFWLGRQLERAESLARLLRSLVNRLGGETRSNSDLEVPVLLRCLADEGQIEPGYAIEKMRNQLPAIEHVLPTAVFDETQSASLRSIINELFRLGSIVRDRVSLDTWRIIRRIDKGFQPARFGVTNLSDVLTMMNDLITELSAFSGIIMESMTRTQAFRFLELGRRIERSLQIISLVKNSFIPMPKIQAPVLETVLEVADSLMTYRSRYLSNLQLAAVLDLLLTDESNPRSLVFQFMQLSKQVERLPRNRELPGYSAEQRLAMTLLQSVRMLDIQEVSDTHCLGDYKPLEQLIETWDAQLPKLSEAISHRYLVHAVPSHQLADISPQ
- a CDS encoding transglutaminase family protein → MKYKITHITKYAYSEAVPVCQNVVHLAPRALPYQMCDDFQLLIHPDPYSISHRKDYFGNNVSFFSIDQPHTGLSVTATSQVSVMATPVIPPASTPAWETISLALKSDQSPALLDAYQYVFQSPGVKLFPKLIDYAEVSFTKGRPILEAVIDLTARIHKEFRYDPRATNVNTQIDEVYAKKHGVCQDFAHFQIGCLRILGLAARYVSGYLRTIPPPGKPRLVGADASHAWLSVYCGEKAGWIDVDPTNNVPASTDHITVAWGRDYYDVCPIQGTIVGGGEHRMTVSVDVAPEEPVTPAAK
- a CDS encoding DUF1552 domain-containing protein — its product is MRNHSARRWTVDYARRRFLRGAGVALALPLLESLQRPALGKESSSATPGRMLLISNNLGVLPQHFFPKESGAKYQLSPYLSELNELTSDFTVFSGLSHPACEGGHSTENCFLTGAKHPTSSGFRNTVSLDQYAAEHLGRKTRFATLNLGVNIDKANRSLSWTRDGVLLPAEDSPARLFQKMFIQGDSAQIKRRLEHLKRRGSILDAVSESTQRLNRELGPEDRSRLDQYFTSIRELEQRLVTAGEWEQSPKPKTVAELPEDILDRGLLFDKLEQMLAMAVLALQSDSTRIVTLMVDAFATPVFQLSEQEKSLTSYHPLSHHGMRAHHLAQLEKADRRQMQLLKRVLEKLQTVQGNTGRLLDSTMVLYGSNMGDANTHDNTNLPILLAGGGFQHGQHLAFNREANAPLCNLYLSMLQRMGVETDRFGSSSSTLTGLKG
- a CDS encoding DUF1588 domain-containing protein, whose amino-acid sequence is MIDVSSLSVRFLVCAFLILTTYCEAEAADATPAGIGQTERALLKSTCVDCHAGESAEAKLDLQQISFDLKDKRARHRWVQIYDRIAAGEMPPDPADLSAENRQALLKSLSSALLQVDQAEVNSHGRGPMRRLTRQEYEQNLRDLLQLPELDIRDMLPADRERLHCNKVAEVLDMSRIQLEAYLDAADTVLRQAVASGVKPRPRKQERLPATRMFLTAQTFGEREAMYYAKDSKLVPLSMADLNRIRKENSHDPDMELAIFRSASWPYYGYPDQFKAVQPGTYRLRFSARAVRQLRDFSLKPAPSSIPMNFRARKRSGADVSGDVRATKEILDIQPEPAIYETTIRLKQNETFEYSLLGLPVPRAINPPNAPLYYDFPPRPEGGHPGVAFQWLEITGPLDSEVWPPASHRRLFDDLPIRATRKGTLPVELVTDQPEQEARRLLRRFIQQAEREPSPVEVIQIYERLVLGELKRGEPLAEALLLGYSAFLCSGQYLYLPEPQQSSEQLPYAVASRLSHFLGNTCPDAELKSHVADGDLLQPTILRSETKRLLKAESSEAFVNNFTDYWLSLKDIRRDEPDARLYPEYRFDDYLIDSLAMETRTFFRYLLEENLPITALVQTDFIFANDRLARHYDLPPLEGSNLRRVALPANSPYGGLITQGAILKVTANGTTTSPVIRGAWIMERIMGEPPPPPPPSVPAVEPDIRGAKTIRDQLAQHTRDPVCANCHARFDPVGFALENYDIMGAWRNRYRSLGQGEKVTGIDRAGHDFAYFIAGPVDAGGQLRDGRSFQNIQELKQLLVKNPRQLARNFLQQLTVYATGTPVRFSDRPVIESILDQCEADQYRVRDLLLALVQSRIFLGTEPVAAAKGSES